The Streptomyces luteogriseus genome includes a window with the following:
- a CDS encoding phosphatase PAP2 family protein, which translates to MTSWGAWRHWRAMLWIAAGVVAFGFLVALEIAARRYGEPGPITNQVKALFFAAKPGPLYGGLVLMMVVLTWRQRFIAAGAAIGIDSVLLLVRWAAGIEAAEGEFFGTGALWVMLGFAVVAVTRRTGGERALLLKGVGLGLLLVAARKIGDTWLLITSKTRPTVLDQYVAMADHALGNPSWLAGRLVEATDPVSSHVLQLVYGQLAVAAVVVAAYQLRNVAAERRFPKHHLVRTFLVIGLLGPGIYMLFPVVGPVFAYGPGASGTGGVEWAAADLWPHTPLPITAPAPMTYDGITPRNCMPSLHTAWAVAIFIHTRRAPRMLRFAGTFWLVATLAATLGFGYHYGVDLVAGVVFALTIEAALRSFERGWDRRGVQLLVHGTTVFVALLVSYRYLPMRMAGHPEVFGPLLILAMASVILGYVRTTRLWESTLAPAAPQPEPQPEPV; encoded by the coding sequence ATGACGTCGTGGGGTGCGTGGCGCCATTGGCGCGCGATGCTGTGGATCGCGGCGGGTGTGGTGGCGTTCGGATTCCTCGTCGCGCTGGAGATCGCCGCACGCCGCTACGGTGAACCCGGGCCGATCACCAACCAGGTGAAGGCCCTGTTCTTCGCCGCCAAGCCGGGCCCGCTGTACGGCGGCCTGGTGCTGATGATGGTGGTGCTGACCTGGCGGCAGCGGTTCATCGCGGCCGGCGCCGCGATCGGTATCGACTCCGTCCTCCTGCTGGTGCGATGGGCGGCCGGTATCGAGGCGGCCGAGGGCGAGTTCTTCGGCACCGGCGCGCTGTGGGTGATGCTGGGCTTCGCGGTCGTCGCCGTCACCCGCCGCACCGGCGGTGAACGCGCCCTGCTGCTGAAGGGCGTCGGGCTGGGCCTGTTGCTGGTGGCCGCCCGCAAGATCGGCGACACCTGGCTCCTCATCACGTCGAAGACCCGCCCGACGGTGCTCGACCAGTACGTGGCCATGGCCGATCACGCGCTGGGCAACCCGTCCTGGCTGGCGGGCCGGCTGGTCGAGGCCACGGACCCGGTCAGCTCCCACGTTCTCCAACTGGTCTACGGCCAGCTCGCGGTGGCCGCGGTGGTCGTCGCGGCGTACCAGCTGCGCAACGTGGCGGCCGAGCGCCGCTTCCCGAAGCATCACCTGGTGCGTACCTTCCTGGTGATAGGGCTCCTGGGGCCCGGCATCTACATGCTCTTCCCGGTGGTCGGACCGGTCTTCGCCTACGGCCCGGGCGCCTCCGGCACCGGTGGTGTGGAGTGGGCGGCGGCCGACCTGTGGCCGCACACGCCGCTGCCGATCACCGCCCCCGCACCGATGACGTACGACGGGATCACACCCCGCAACTGCATGCCCAGCCTGCACACGGCGTGGGCTGTCGCGATCTTCATCCACACCCGCCGGGCGCCGCGGATGCTGCGGTTCGCGGGTACGTTCTGGCTGGTCGCCACCCTCGCCGCCACCCTCGGATTCGGCTACCACTACGGCGTCGACCTGGTCGCCGGCGTCGTGTTCGCGCTGACCATCGAGGCGGCGCTGCGCTCGTTCGAACGCGGCTGGGACCGGCGGGGCGTCCAGCTGCTCGTCCACGGCACCACGGTGTTCGTCGCGCTCCTGGTGTCCTACCGCTACCTGCCGATGAGGATGGCCGGTCACCCGGAGGTGTTCGGGCCCCTTCTCATCCTGGCGATGGCCTCGGTGATCCTCGGCTACGTACGGACCACCAGGCTGTGGGAATCGACGCTCGCACCGGCTGCCCCGCAACCGGAACCGCAGCCCGAACCGGTCTGA
- a CDS encoding aspartate/glutamate racemase family protein: protein MPRIADHVGLPIVHMIDEVARHLTTFRPRIHTAGLLATTGTVRAGLYEEWLDRVGIRLVLPDPTSQDHEVMTAVRAVKAGGRDGVTTLLLSRAARRLTARGAQAVIAGCTEIPLGLPVGAVDVPLVDPALVLARALVHRATAGQAGKAAMYCTQYVTRPSRLPPPPQ from the coding sequence GTGCCGCGCATCGCCGACCATGTCGGCCTGCCCATCGTCCACATGATCGACGAGGTCGCCCGGCACCTCACCACATTCCGCCCCCGCATCCACACCGCCGGACTCCTCGCCACGACCGGCACCGTCCGGGCCGGCCTCTACGAGGAGTGGCTGGACCGCGTCGGCATCCGCCTCGTACTCCCCGACCCCACAAGCCAGGACCACGAGGTCATGACCGCCGTCCGCGCGGTCAAGGCCGGAGGGCGCGACGGCGTGACGACTCTGCTGCTGTCCCGCGCCGCACGGCGCCTGACCGCACGAGGCGCGCAGGCGGTGATCGCCGGCTGCACCGAGATCCCCCTCGGTCTGCCCGTCGGCGCCGTGGACGTCCCCCTCGTCGATCCGGCGCTCGTCCTGGCCCGGGCCCTCGTCCACCGGGCCACGGCCGGTCAGGCCGGGAAAGCAGCGATGTACTGTACGCAATATGTCACTCGACCGTCCCGTCTCCCGCCGCCTCCTCAGTGA
- a CDS encoding GntR family transcriptional regulator, with protein MSLDRPVSRRLLSDEVFDRLRDSIVRGELVPGEKVRDGELAERLGLSRTPVREALARLADIGLVEAKPGVYTRITTLNRRDVENTLAVLRSLDQLAVEAAVPVMTDEDLGRMREANRDFERAVATDDTAAALAADDRFHAVPLTAAGNPVLSRIVEQLHPQIHRILHRKFSTLLGGRNTIEHHDRLVEVCAGGDARAAADLSGRHWLELGGHINELFDTNQFAEAATG; from the coding sequence ATGTCACTCGACCGTCCCGTCTCCCGCCGCCTCCTCAGTGACGAGGTCTTCGACCGCCTGCGCGACTCCATCGTGCGCGGGGAACTCGTCCCCGGCGAGAAGGTCAGGGACGGCGAGCTCGCCGAGCGCCTCGGTCTCAGTCGCACCCCCGTGCGCGAGGCGCTCGCCCGGCTCGCCGACATCGGCCTGGTCGAGGCGAAGCCCGGCGTCTACACCCGCATCACCACCCTCAACCGGCGCGACGTCGAGAACACCCTCGCCGTCCTGCGCTCCCTCGACCAGCTCGCCGTGGAAGCGGCCGTCCCGGTCATGACCGATGAGGACCTCGGGCGCATGCGCGAGGCCAACCGCGACTTCGAACGGGCCGTCGCGACCGACGACACCGCCGCCGCGCTCGCGGCCGACGACCGCTTCCACGCCGTCCCCCTCACGGCCGCCGGCAACCCCGTGCTCAGCCGGATCGTCGAGCAGCTCCACCCGCAGATCCACCGCATCCTCCACCGCAAGTTCTCCACCCTGCTCGGCGGGCGCAACACCATCGAGCACCACGACCGGCTCGTCGAGGTCTGCGCCGGCGGCGACGCCCGCGCCGCCGCCGATCTCTCCGGACGCCACTGGCTGGAACTCGGCGGGCACATCAACGAGCTGTTCGACACCAATCAGTTCGCGGAAGCGGCGACCGGATGA